The segment GTAGGTCAGTGGAAATCAAGCCACAAGAAACACATTTCACCATTAGTCAGAAGATGTCTAAAGAGAGAACTGAAACATTATTCCTTTGGCTCAACTTTCtctatggggaaaaaaaacaagtcaTTCCTTCAAATGAAGGAAGTCATTTGAAGAAAACTTTGTACTATCCAACCAAGAACAGATAAACTTTTTGTTCCCTCAAGATCTCCTTATAACCAATGAAAATGGCAACATTAAACAGCCCACCCACCAAAAACTGGTCATCAAAGATGAAATACTGGAACATAAATTCATAGTTAAAATCCCTTggccttggagctggagagacgtcTCAGTGGTTTagggcatttgctgctcttgcagatcaAGTTCAgctcccaccacccacatggtaGCACATGGCTGCTGGCAATTCCATTTCCtgaggatccaatgccttcttctgcccTTTGTAGGCTCCAAAACACATATGGTGAAAATAAACTTGTGTAGATACACAGACATAAGAATaacaagtataaaataaaatctcttggTCTTGTGTGGTTCAGTATCACATGCCTATAATCACTCAAGAGATAGAGGCACGAGGATCAGGTCATTCTCAACTACATATTCAGTTAAGAGATCAGTCTAGATaatatgagaccctatctcaagacaaaggaggaagagaagaagaagcagctttCTCTATTCTGatcattttatagttttaaaaacaaaacaagaacaaaataaaaaccacaccATCACTTTACTGTACATAGAGTGTGTACAATAGGACAGAGCCACCAGATGGCAAAGTCGGCCCTAGAGGAGATGTATTCTGAAAGATTATGTTAACTCTTTCAGATCCCCATGTCTGTATTTAAGTTCATTATGCACATACAGTGGGTAGAAATAACCGAGGATATGATGTCTGCAAATTGCTTCGTTATACATAAAAGCGAAGCCAGGGTTAAATGTCTCTGCTGCTCCTTTATGACTTCGCATGCTGTGCCACTGAGTACTCGAAATGACTCATTAGCAATCAATCTTAGGACTTGGTCTCTTTTCATGGAGACTCTGGAAGAGGTGCCAACTACTTTCACTTTAGGTTTTCAGAAGGCTCCAAAGAGAAATTCTGTCCTGTTGCCAAAAAGCTGTCATAGCACAActcatgaaattaaaacaaaccaaacatgaaactaaaacaaaaaaaccaaacaattaaACAGCACTGTAAAATCTACCTAAAGATCAAAATCTGCTACTAAATGTTGATGCATAATAAGCAACAAGAGAAACCTTAGTGAAATGGCAAAGATCAAGGCTCTGGGTAAGCTTTGCCAACAGCAaagcagtaaataaataaatagctggcAGTAGCATTTTGACCAAATATGCCATGCCAATGTGTGTGCGTGTAATTGGGATTTCTGTCTACTCTTACTGCTGAAGAAGACATAGGCTTTAGAGTCAAACTGATGAGGCTTAAAATACAACTAGCAGTGTAGCAGTGTGTTGTGTTACGTAACCTCTCTGATAATCTTTGTTTCATGTAAAACTTACAAGCAATGaaatcacatatacacatttttgCAAACTAGTGTACGTTTTACAGAGCAGAGTGGTCAACGGGTACAAATGCTTTCACTTTCCATTTCcagtctccatttaattttaagGTTGGCACATGGAATTAGTTCAACCCCAGTACCCTGTAGTAGGTAGGTAAGGAAAGAGAAAGCCCAACCTGGCAGAGTAGCAACAGTGGTTTCAAGACAGACTGACTTCTGTCACCATTTTGCCAAGCTATGCAATGGGTCTCACTTTTCTCCATAGCTGCAATAAACACAGGAGCTGTAGACCTTGGGATGCCTCACTACATTTTGAGAGATGTCTACCAGATACCGTTTGCCTTTACTACATTCATGCACTCTCCTGGCAAAACCCACGACAGCCATCATTTTCTAGAATAGCTTTATCCCTAGATTAAAGGTCTGTGACCCACAGTAACTACTCACACACAGGTCAGTGTAAGACAGAAATAGTTCACGTATCAAAATGCCCCAAGCTGTGAGTCATAAGAGAAAGAGCAAGCACATCATCTTTCCAAGCTTCCAGCACACAGCTGGTGGCAAAGCTGAGCCTTGTCTGGCTTGCTTTCCATGCTTTGTCACCACCTGCAGCCTGCCCCCAGTCCCCTGTCCCCTGAACTTGCTAGGCATCGGTCTATAGCATCCTTATGTAAAGACAAATCATTTTAAAGGCTTCCAACGATACCCTGTAACAATTCTGGGAATGGGTAGACATCCCACTCACTCCCCTCGCCCTGCCCATTTTCTTAATTCCCCTTCTTCCTTAGTCTGCAGTCTGCCTCCTGTTGCAACCCAGCATTGATTACTTCTGATCAGTGAAATAATATCcacaggaaaatggaaaatgcaatcTATGACTCTGTGCTAACACATTACTCTCCTCAAGATGGCTGTGAACTTTAAACGTAAAAATGCAGACATTAGTAAACCATACCAATATGCTAATGAAACATCGTAAACTATGGGAAAAACAAATAGTGTTAATTCATTTTGTGCTGACTCTCAAAGTCCTAGTTACAGAGTTGTTGCTTGAAAAGAAAATTTACCCATATGTATAGGACAGTGTTTTTGCTTTGAAATACAAGTTTAAGGGACCACCAGGCAGGCTCCTATTATTCTAGGCATGCCCTGGGACTTTCCCATCCAAGTATACCTGCACATGAATGTACTTTTTAGTAATTTGTATGCATTCTTCATTATAAGGACCAATCTGGCCTGTAACTACTTAAAACCCCAAACTGTTACATATACTAAGCACCATGTACAGTAAAAAACATCCTCTTCCTAAGCCTCTTTATACCATTGGATGCCTAATTTCAGATCCAGAAAACAAGGTTATGCTTTCAGAGTATTTTCATTTAACTTAAAGACACAAAAGCCTTGAGAATTATCCTTTACATTTCATCAGAGGCACAGAAATGGCTAACATGGAATCGGAAGATTACTGGTATTTAAAGTGAATGCTGACACCTCATCTTAAGATGAACTCCGAGTATGCTGAGGATGTTGGCTAGACTGGATTTCTTGTCCCACACTCCCCTTATTCAGCTTGTCCTGATCTCCACCATCCCTACATATTCCTATACCACTCCTTTATGAGCTCCCTCAGCCAACAAGACAAATGTATACTCATTTACTCTGGCCTACTACCATTCATTTCCTCTCACAAGAGAGACCACATCATCTAGCCATTGCAAATTCTAGTTTCAGAGTGAGGACTATGTTCTAGTTTCTCACTTCAGGGTGGAGTCACAGAGGAGCCTATCACATTAGTCCTGTGTGATTAACTGAATACATTTTAGGGACAAGACCTCATGCTATATAGTCCCAGATGGCTTAGAACTTgtatatagaccaagctgacctcaaacacacagagatagatataCCTGCCAATCATTTTCACTGTGGACCTCCAAGATATAAACAGCAACAATATATGGAGGAAACCACATATCTCTGGAGGTCTCAgagctcatatatttaaattttttaaagtccAGAGCAATTACCCTGTAGATGATACAGCAGAGATTATTTCTCTTTGAATCTCACATTACCTCCTAGTAATAGAACTCTTATTCCCAGACCTGTTCTATTTCTACAGAGCTGTGCTTCAACAAAAGATACCCAAGACGAATCCTCACCTCTCAAGCACTTTTATGGCTAATTCTTCACGTGTACCACTAGAAAATAGTAAGTAAAAGAATTCTCCAGGGCTAATTTTCTACAGAGCAAACAGCAGGTTATAATAAGAACACAGTTACCATTAATACTCAGTTTACCAGATAAACCTTTTGGTGCTAATAAATCAGTAACACCAACCACATGCAATTGGAGGAAgggacacaagaaaaaaaaatgcatggctTTCTGGAAGACAACTTTGATTACCATCTCACCTCATTTTGAGAGAGAGCATCATTTTTTAGGATAATCAGGTTCCCAGCACTGTGCCTACTTTGGCCTGTGAGTTGCCTGTTGTCAGTCACTGAGGCTTGGGCTCCCCCAGGCCCTGGCCCTGTCTGGGCCCCTGTGTTGTAAAACATAAAAGTATCACTCCCTGAGCCTGCTGTCAGGCAGGCCTTGTAGCAGTAGGTCTTGGTGAGGGAGCCATTGCCTCGAACCTCAATGAAATGAGGCTGTACTTTGAGGCCATGTGGTATCCTGGCATCGATATTGTTATTGGCCTGCTTGTACAGTTCTGCAGGGCTCCGCTCCCTCACTCCACAGAAGCCTCCACAGCATGCCGTGCCATAAGCTGTGTAGCGGTAGCACTTGATGATGCTCAGAACGATGATTGTCAAGAGAAATATAAAAGACACTGTGCTTAATGCTATTATCAGATAAAGTGTGATCTCTGAGTATGTCCGAGGATTCTTAATATGTCTCTGAGTGTCAGGGAGCATTTTAGAAACCCTGTCCACCACAGCTACCGTAATGGCCACGGTAGCTGATAGAGGTGGCTCTCCATTGTCACGGACCACCACAGTCAGGTTGAAAGTGGTACCACTCTCATCTGCTATCTTCCTGGTAATCCTAATTTCTCCTGTGTGAAGTTCTACTTTAAAGAGATCTGAGTCAGAAGTTGGGACTAAATGGTAAAAGAGCCAAGCATTCTGCCCAGAGTCTGAATCCATGGCTATGACTTTGGTGACCAGGTAGCCAGCAGGGGCAGTCCGTGGCACCATCTCAATGGCTGCTGATGTGTTAGTTGAGGTAGGGTATAGAATATGAGGGGCGTGGTCATTCACGTCCACCACATACACGTTGGCGGTCACAGTGCTGCTTAGTGGTGGCCTTCCCTTATCCTGGGCTTCCACAGTCACAAAAAACTCTCGAAATTTCTCATAGTCAAAGGAGTTGACAGCATAAAGGCTGCCGCTGGCACTGTTAATGGAGACATAAGAGGTGACTGGCAGCCCTTGAATCTCCCTGTCTAGGAGTGAGTAGGTCAcctctgcattctccttttgATCTGGGTCTGTGGCTTGCACAGTGCAAAGCAACACACCTGGCAAATTGTTTTCCTGGATGTAGATGGAATAGGAGTCCTCCAGGAAGCTTGGCGGGTTGTCATTTATGTCAGAGATCTCAATCTGCAGTGTCCTTTGAGATGTGAGTGGTGGTACTCCCCCATCAGTGGCTGTCACTGTGATGTTGTAGGCAGCTACCCGCTCCCGATCCAGTGGGCCACTCACCACCAGGGTATAGGAGTTTCCAAAGCCATTCAGCCGGAAGGGCAGTGAAGCCTCCAGACCCAGGCTTACTTTCCGGTTGGAGCCTGAATCTTGGTCATTCACACTGAGAAGAGCCACAACAGTGTTGAGGGCAACATCCTCAGGCACTGGACTGTATAAGTCTGTAAGCACCACTTCTGGAGCGTTGTCATTCACATCTATAATGTCCACCAACACCTTGCAGTGACCCGCCATGGGTACTGGTCCCCGGTCAGTAGCTTGCACATAGATCTGGTAGGAAGAAGACTCCTCATAATCCAGAGTCCCACTTACTCTCACTTCCCCTGTAGTGGCATCTATGCTGAAGAGCTGTCTCTCCCGGTCCGATGTATAGCTGCTCAAAGAGTACCTGAGTTCACCATTAGAACCCTCATCCGGGTCCGAGGCGTTCAACTTCACTACCAATGTGCCTGGAGGAGCGTCCTCCCGCAGCTGGACACGGTAAGTAGACTGGtcaaaggcaggagaattgtcaTTCGTGTCCAGGACATGAACAGAGATCTGAGCTGTGCCTGAGCGAGCTGGGATGCCCCCATCCACCGCAGTGAGAACCAAGTGGTGCAAGGCAGCCTGTTCGCGGTCTAGGCCCTTCCGCAGCACGAGCTCCAGCACCTTGCTATTCTCCTGCAAGGGTTTAAGGTCCAGCTCAAAGTGCTCGCTGGGGCTGAGCTCGTAGGTCTGCACTGAGTTGGCGCCGACGTCAGGGTCCTGTGCGCTCTCTATGTGAAACCGCGCTCCAGGTGCCACGGATTCGCTTACCTGAAGCTGATAATCCGGCCGCGGGAAGCGCGGAGAGTTGTCATTGATGTCCAGTATCTCCACCTCGATCGCGCTCACTGCCACCGGGTTGTGAGCCAGCACTTCCAAGCTGAGCAGACAGCGAGGCCGCTGCTCGCACAGTGCCTCGCGATCTATGCGCTCGTTGACGAAAAGCGCTCCGTTGGTCAAGTCCAATTCCAGGTAGCGCGGGCTTGGTGCACCCAGATGGTTGATGCGCAGACAGCCGGGTCCCAAGCGCCGCAGTTCCAGCCCCAAGGCTCTGGCCACGTTGCCCACGAGCGCGCCGGGGCTCTGCTCCTCCGGCACAGAGTATCGTAGCTGGGAGGCCGCTGGGCCtggcagcagcaccagcagcagccggaaagacagaaacagcagCTGGGGCAAGGACCTCAGGGGTCGCGGATGCTCGGTCGCCCCAGGTCTGGCGCCCGCCTGCTCCATAGCCGCCGGCCCTGGCAGAGGCAGCCAGGGCAGGGCGGGAGGCAGCGGCTTGGCGAGCCTGCTCCACGCCGGGCCCGGGCCCCGCCTCCGCCCTCGCCGCTCTTCACCCCTCACGCACTACAAACGCCCGAGACGGCTCCCCTCCCAGGCGTTCTCAAGGGCTCCGGCCCCTGCCGCCCCCGCTGACTCCCCATATCCCAGCTCCTCCACTCGCCTCCAGGCGGTCCGCGGGTCTCGATTTTCTGCGACCGCCAGCCGCCGCCTCCGATGATGCTttaaggagagggagggagaagcggagggggagggggtgccaGTCCAGCTCGGATTCCGCACCCGAGTGGCGGCTGACTGCGACCGTGCACCGCCCTGCCACTCCACCTACTCCagcctcttcttcttcatccccCGACCCGCTGAATCCCAGCAGACCGCGGGAACGCGGCCACTCCctttctccctgcccccaccgTCCTGTTCATCCAGTCTTCACGCTCCCAAGCAGGCTTAAAGCATCTCGTAAAATTAGCCTGAGAAAAGCCGCCGAGTCCCTAGAACTCCTACTATCAGCTCCCCAAGTCAAGATTTCAAAGCGCCATCCAGGAAAATAAACTATAGGGGGGCCTGGGCGGTGCCGTAACAGACAGGGAAAGTAAACGCTGCCGGGGAGGTGCTTTGGGGTTTTAGAAATATGGGCCATTTGTTAAGCTGACCTCACACCTTCTTAGTACTACAGAAAGCCTTTAACTCCCAGGTCAAAGTGCAAAGTGACAAATGCCTTCTCCCGGGGAGCAAATCTAAGTATCCTGAGATCCAGCACTCAGTCCAGCTCCCAGCCACGTGCCATAACTTTCAGTGTGTACTTTGGCAATTAACCAGTATTTCAGTGTTTAAAATTCTCTACTTAAACAACTGACTCTGTCAAGCTTCAAGAAAAAAAACTCATATTCAACCTGTTTTGGTCACTGTAGGAAAATAAAATCTAGTAAAATTTTAAGCTATTCTTTCCCACATGCTTTCGCTAATCCTACTTCAAACCTTTTTTCATTTATCGCCCaagacattttctttcaagagtgattaattttttttctttaattgatgACAATGTCGTCAAGAGCCTACAACGCCATTAAATCAAAAGAGTTACTCTCCGTCTGCCCAGGCAGGCTGGAGTATGAACTCATTAATGCtttgcaaaaagaaagaaaaaagaaaaaaaaaaaaaagaatactaccCTGCTGTTATAACCAAACGCAGGAGGCTGGGATTTATCTTACAACAGCAGCAATTTCAAGGGTTGCAGCTGCTCATCTTCTGTTAATATGGGGCTCCTATGGGCTCCTGTACCCCTGTGCCCCCTCAGACTTCTTTTAATTGCTACAATGGCCACGCAAATTCTCTTCAgttaaggaaaagggaaggaacagagaaagaggaagccGTTCTTTCTATGCTGTGTCATTGCCTCCTCTCTTTTCTGAATAGTCAGCCTTCCCAGCCCTCGCATCTCTCCCAGCAAGGCTTAAAGAACTACAGCCACTTATGCAAGATGGCTCTTGCTTGCTTAGAGATGCTTTTTCTACCTCAACTCCCAGGATCCTTGAACTACATAGAGAGCCTCTTGGGTAACTTTCGAGCTATGTTAGTGGAAGGAAGCCAGAGTGGGACCTGTCATTTGGCATGCTTCCCTGCTTGAGAGGACAAGTTAACAGAAACCAGATTTCCAAGATGGGGGCCAGCAGCACACCCTTCCTTCAACCTACTAAATGCATCCAGTAACAACATCCCACGACCTAACCCATGCCTCCTAGAGAAGCCAGTTTTCCTCCCATCGCTGCCTATTTGTCCTCTTTGTTCCTTCAAGGGTGCAGAGTGGGaagcaatttccatcaaaatctatTCCTGTCTCCATTCTAAGGTCTCTGGCTTCTCCCTCTTCTGTTTGCATCCTTCCCAAACATCC is part of the Apodemus sylvaticus chromosome 13, mApoSyl1.1, whole genome shotgun sequence genome and harbors:
- the LOC127663731 gene encoding protocadherin alpha-C2 isoform X1, translating into MEQAGARPGATEHPRPLRSLPQLLFLSFRLLLVLLPGPAASQLRYSVPEEQSPGALVGNVARALGLELRRLGPGCLRINHLGAPSPRYLELDLTNGALFVNERIDREALCEQRPRCLLSLEVLAHNPVAVSAIEVEILDINDNSPRFPRPDYQLQVSESVAPGARFHIESAQDPDVGANSVQTYELSPSEHFELDLKPLQENSKVLELVLRKGLDREQAALHHLVLTAVDGGIPARSGTAQISVHVLDTNDNSPAFDQSTYRVQLREDAPPGTLVVKLNASDPDEGSNGELRYSLSSYTSDRERQLFSIDATTGEVRVSGTLDYEESSSYQIYVQATDRGPVPMAGHCKVLVDIIDVNDNAPEVVLTDLYSPVPEDVALNTVVALLSVNDQDSGSNRKVSLGLEASLPFRLNGFGNSYTLVVSGPLDRERVAAYNITVTATDGGVPPLTSQRTLQIEISDINDNPPSFLEDSYSIYIQENNLPGVLLCTVQATDPDQKENAEVTYSLLDREIQGLPVTSYVSINSASGSLYAVNSFDYEKFREFFVTVEAQDKGRPPLSSTVTANVYVVDVNDHAPHILYPTSTNTSAAIEMVPRTAPAGYLVTKVIAMDSDSGQNAWLFYHLVPTSDSDLFKVELHTGEIRITRKIADESGTTFNLTVVVRDNGEPPLSATVAITVAVVDRVSKMLPDTQRHIKNPRTYSEITLYLIIALSTVSFIFLLTIIVLSIIKCYRYTAYGTACCGGFCGVRERSPAELYKQANNNIDARIPHGLKVQPHFIEVRGNGSLTKTYCYKACLTAGSGSDTFMFYNTGAQTGPGPGGAQASVTDNRQLTGQSRHSAGNLIILKNDALSQNEPRQPNPDWRYSASLRAGMHSSVHLEEAGILRAGPGGPDQQWPTVSSATPEPEAGEVSPPVGAGVNSNSWTFKYGPGNPKQSGPGELPDKFIIPGSPAIISIRQEPANNQIDKSDFITFGKKEETKKKKKKKKGNKSQEKKEKGNSTTDNSDQ